A section of the Mangifera indica cultivar Alphonso chromosome 12, CATAS_Mindica_2.1, whole genome shotgun sequence genome encodes:
- the LOC123192581 gene encoding major latex allergen Hev b 5-like — MASVEVQSSATTLPENETPEVTETVEATPEEPVAAAATTAEEPKEVTPETPVGDEPAVTEPEAAPVEIEAKVESEPAVEETQEVKAEEPVVEETVQPEVEEAPVEEKKAAEEEKPVEATEEAAATTEVPVEKAEE, encoded by the coding sequence GTTCAATCATCTGCTACAACATTGCCTGAAAATGAGACACCTGAGGTGACCGAGACTGTTGAGGCAACCCCAGAAGAGCCGGTGGCGGCAGCAGCAACAACGGCTGAAGAGCCAAAGGAAGTAACTCCGGAGACCCCAGTTGGAGATGAACCCGCTGTCACAGAGCCTGAAGCAGCTCCAGTTGAGATTGAAGCCAAGGTTGAGTCTGAACCAGCAGTGGAAGAGACTCAAGAAGTGAAAGCTGAGGAGCCTGTTGTTGAAGAGACTGTCCAACCCGAGGTTGAAGAAGCGCCGGTGGAGGAAAAGAAGGCAGCTGAGGAGGAGAAGCCAGTTGAAGCAACAGAGGAAGCAGCAGCGACTACAGAAGTTCCAGTTGAGAAGGCTGAAGAATGA
- the LOC123192582 gene encoding E3 ubiquitin-protein ligase UPL5-like yields MSPVESFDQAVHSRPKRKLDDYAPNLDGDDDDAETSDLVSVRMRKDEPNAFHLSSDLTRRVATDEAETSSAESRTKTRPGLQFFIRMMSEGKTIVVQANSNDTVKSIHERIQVMTGIPVIEQRLIYRGKQLQWEQSLAECSIQNDAGLQLVGRMRSTEHPQAWQVIDDMVGVIYRLCKGETIQSSLKHIKSRMNEFFAMTPQNNTELAIGYLQIFMYSSAPAALVMLYMSPMNGNKDCADSSIRHFLNSCRNALPKNLHTQCAPIVLEFCKLLRKFTPEDTLYLACRSTLGSLLENFGGSMWENTSVLRATKYGDDVKGLVVIQDIFPFVSELASRLSRDLTSSMEMVLSVGPSVTDVCDFTAFLVPLRKAILGQVGITCPIAVPLPKRGYNHPSYGDEIKYLHGIFVELLIKMDKCLGKMEERLNVRGSGEGEINYSGWSQYLTILKELFAISKLYQGTEEEFWKVLKRRKSPLYALILRYAKRSDDHLWLLENKDVTNFECRRHLVMMMFPEVKEDYEELHEMLIDRSQLLAESFEYIARADPDALHGGLFMEFKNEEATGPGVLREWFFLVCQALFNQQNALFVACPNDRRRFYPNPASKVNHMHLDYFSFSGRIIALALMHKVQVGFVFDRVFFLQLAGKHISLEDIKDADPRLYDSCKQILEMDAEFIDSDDLGLTFVREVEELGSRKIVELCPGGKSMAVNSKNREEYVNLLIQHQFVTSISEQATHFAKGFADILCNPKLQKFFFQSLELEDLDWMLYGSESAICVDDWKAHTEYNGYKETDPQIVWFWKIVGSMSADQRKVLLFFWTSVKYLPIEGFRGLASRLHIYKLGEPCDRLPSSHTCFYRLCFPPYPSMAMMQDRLRIITQDHVGCSFGTW; encoded by the exons ATGTCTCCCGTTGAATCGTTTGATCAAGCCGTCCACTCACGTCCGAAGCGTAAGTTGGACGATTATGCCCCCAACTTAGACGGTGACGATGATGACGCGGAAACATCTGACCTCGTATCCGTGAGAATGCGAAAAGACGAACCTAACGCCTTCCATCTGTCCTCCGACTTGACTCGCCGAGTCGCGACGGATGAAGCCGAGACGAGTTCGGCTGAGTCAAGAACAAAAACTCGGCCTGGACTTCAGTTTTTTATTCGGATGATGTCGGAGGGAAAAACTATAGTTGTTCAAGCTAACTCAAACGACACCGTTAAGTCGATTCACGAGAGGATTCAAGTCATGACGGGAATCCCGGTCATTGAGCAACGGTTAATTTACCGGGGAAAGCAGTTGCAGTGGGAACAGTCGTTAGCAGAGTGTTCGATACAAAACGATGCCGGATTACAGCTGGTGGGGCGTATGCGAAGTACGGAACACCCGCAAGCTTGGCAAGTTATTGATGATATGGTGGGTGTAATTTATCGGCTCTGTAAAGGTGAAACGATACAGTCCTcattaaaacacataaaatcTCGAATGAATGAGTTTTTTGCAATGACACCACAAAATAACACTGAATTAGCAATTGgttatcttcaaatttttatgtattcATCGGCTCCAGCTGCCTTGGTAATGCTTTATATGTCACCAATGAATGGTAACAAAGATTGTGCTGATAGTTCAATCAGGCATTTTTTGAATTCTTGTAGAAATGCATTGCCCAAGAATTTACATACACAATGTGCACCCATAGTTCTAGAGTTTTGTAAATTGCTTAGGAAGTTTACTCCTGAGGATACGTTGTATTTAGCATGCCGGAGTACGTTGGGGTCATTGTTGGAGAATTTTGGTGGATCGATGTGGGAGAACACTAGTGTTTTGAGGGCAACAAAGTATGGAGACGATGTTAAGGGGCTGGTTGTGATTCAAGATATCTTTCCCTTTGTTAGTGAGTTGGCTAGTAGGTTGTCAAGGGATTTGACTTCAAGTATGGAGATGGTGTTGAGCGTCGGGCCATCGGTGACTGATGTTTGTGATTTTACTGCATTTTTGGTCCCTTTACGTAAGGCAATTTTGGGGCAGGTGGGAATTACATGTCCTATTGCAGTGCCATTGCCAAAAAGGGGATATAACCATCCATCTTATGGGGATGAGATTAAGTATCTTCATGGTATATTTGTTGAGCTGCTGATAAAAATGGATAAATGCCTTGGTAAAATGGAGGAACGTTTAAATGTGAGAGGTAGTGGGGAAGGTGAGATAAACTATTCAGGATGGTCACAGTATCTTACCATTTTGAAGGAATTATTCGCCATTTCTAAACTTTATCAGGGCACTGAAGAAGAATTTTGGAAGGTTTTGAAACGTAGAAAGTCACCTTTGTATGCTCTCATTCTTAGATATGCAAAGCGGAGTGATGATCATTTGTGGCTTCTTGAGAATAAGGATGTGACAAATTTTGAATGCAGAAGGCATCTGGTCATGATGATGTTCCCTGAGGTAAAAGAAGACTATGAGGAACTGCATGAGATGCTTATTGACAGGTCTCAGTTGTTAGCTGAATCATTTGAGTACATAGCACGTGCAGACCCTGATGCGCTTCACGGTGGTTTATTTATGGAATTCAAAAATGAGGAAGCTACTGGTCCTGGTGTGTTGCGAGAATGGTTTTTCTTGGTATGCCAAGCCTTATTTAATCAACAAAATGCTCTTTTTGTGGCATGCCCTAATGATCGCAGAAGGTTCTACCCTAATCCTG CATCTAAGGTGAACCATATGCACCTCGATTATTTCAGTTTTTCTGGTCGGATAATTGCATTAGCATTGATGCATAAAGTGCAAGTGGGTTTTGTCTTTGATCGTGTGTTTTTTCTGCAATTGGCTGGGAAGCATATTTCTTTGGAAGATATAAAGGATGCTGATCCACGCTTGTATGATAGCTGCAAGCAGATCTTGGAAATGGATGCAGAGTTTATTGATTCAGATGATTTAGGGTTAACATTTGTTAGAGAAGTGGAGGAGTTAGGATCCAGGAAAATAGTGGAGCTTTGCCCCGGTGGGAAAAGTATGGCTGTAAATAGCAAAAATCGGGAGGAATATGTTAATCTTCTTATTCAGCATCAATTTGTCACATCTATCTCTGAGCAGGCAACTCATTTTGCAAAAGGTTTTGCTGACATTCTCTGTAACCCAAAGCTCCagaaattcttttttcaaagtttagagcTTGAAGATCTTGATTGGATGCTATATGGAAGTGAAAGTGCCATATGTGTTGATGATTGGAAAGCTCATACTGAATACAATGGCTACAAAGAAACTGATCCTCAGATAGTCTGGTTCTGGAAG ATTGTTGGAAGCATGTCAGCAGACCAAAGAAAGGTTCTACTCTTCTTTTGGACCTCGGTGAAATATCTTCCAATTGAGGGTTTCCGTGGTTTGGCTTCTCGGCTTCATATTTACAAGTTAGGAGAGCCTTGTGATCGCCTTCCATCATCTCACACCTGCTTTTACCGGTTGTGTTTCCCACCATATCCCTCCATGGCTATGATGCAAGATCGGCTTCGCATCATCACACAAGACCATGTGGGCTGCAGCTTTGGCACTTGGTGA
- the LOC123192583 gene encoding F-box protein CPR1-like isoform X2, translated as MSSLPLDIIADVLSRLPPKKLLCFRCVCKPWCHLIDSSDFMKLHLHKSIKSNTNQSLILKHSHLYWVSLDSLDLASEIDHPLMCYNHSVKLLGSCNGLLCICNIVDDIAFWNPSTRKHRVLPCVSLELRRYSGPSVCSLCLYGFGYDKVNEDYKLVRIARFRGIETSFVECEVKVFSLRRNCWKRIKDMPYVCGYPGTNGVFACGALHWVVSRNCTSEEFNRNGSSEEFNVVVALDLAVEDYNEVALPEFGDRNFNLEVGALGDCLCVVANYSNVQSDVWVMKEYGVKDSWCKLFSVMREQMRGLGRSLRPLGYSKGGSEVLVEQDKVNLFCKRDSGKNQRIADHEKNVKKRDDFLSEGFKLVL; from the exons ATGTCTAGTCTTCCTCTAGACATAATCGCCGACGTCCTCAGCCGACTCCCACCAAAAAAGCTTTTATGTTTCAGGTGCGTTTGCAAGCCCTGGTGTCATCTAATCGACAGTTCTGATTTCATGAAGCTTCATCTCCATAAATCCATCAAGTCCAACACCAACCAATCCCTCATCTTGAAACACTCCCATCTTTACTGGGTAAGTTTAGATTCGCTTGACCTAGCTTCAGAAATCGATCATCCTTTAATGTGTTATAATCACAGTGTTAAGTTACTAGGTTCCTGTAATGGGTTGCTCTGTATTTGTAATATAGTCGATGATATTGCTTTCTGGAACCCATCAACGAGAAAACACAGGGTTTTACCATGTGTGTCGTTGGAGCTCCGGCGATATTCGGGTCCTTCTGTGTGTAGTCTGTGTCTTTATGGGTTTGGTTATGATAAGGTAAATGAAGATTATAAGCTTGTTAGAATTGCTCGCTTTAGGGGGATAGAAACTTCGTTTGTTGAGTGTGAAGTTAAGGTTTTTAGCCTGAGAAGAAATTGTTGGAAGAGGATTAAAGATATGCCTTATGTGTGTGGATATCCAGGGACAAATGGGGTTTTTGCTTGTGGTGCTTTACATTGGGTAGTGAGTAGAAATTGTACTTCTGAGGAGTTCAATAGAAATGGTAGTTCTGAGGAGTTCAATGTTGTTGTTGCTTTGGATTTAGCTGTTGAAGACTATAATGAGGTGGCACTGCCGGAGTTTGGGGATAGGAATTTTAATTTGGAGGTGGGAGCGTTGGGTGATTGTTTGTGTGTGGTTGCGAATTATTCAAACGTTCAGTCTGATGTATGGGTGATGAAAGAGTATGGAGTGAAGGATTCTTGGTGTAAATTGTTTTCAGTTATGCGAGAACAAATGCGTGGACTTGGGAGATCTCTAAGGCCATTGGGTTATTCTAAAGGAGGCAGTGAGGTTCTCGTTGAACAGGATAAAGTAAACCTTTTTTG CAAACGAGATAGTGGAAAGAATCAGAGAATAGCAGACCATGAGAAGAATGTTAAGAAGAG GGATGATTTCTTGTCTGAGGGGTTCAAATTGGTGCTATAG
- the LOC123192583 gene encoding F-box protein CPR1-like isoform X1, which translates to MSSLPLDIIADVLSRLPPKKLLCFRCVCKPWCHLIDSSDFMKLHLHKSIKSNTNQSLILKHSHLYWVSLDSLDLASEIDHPLMCYNHSVKLLGSCNGLLCICNIVDDIAFWNPSTRKHRVLPCVSLELRRYSGPSVCSLCLYGFGYDKVNEDYKLVRIARFRGIETSFVECEVKVFSLRRNCWKRIKDMPYVCGYPGTNGVFACGALHWVVSRNCTSEEFNRNGSSEEFNVVVALDLAVEDYNEVALPEFGDRNFNLEVGALGDCLCVVANYSNVQSDVWVMKEYGVKDSWCKLFSVMREQMRGLGRSLRPLGYSKGGSEVLVEQDKVNLFWYDLKTKIVTDVVIHDTPSSCEVEFCLLTLTSVNISKRDSGKNQRIADHEKNVKKRDDFLSEGFKLVL; encoded by the exons ATGTCTAGTCTTCCTCTAGACATAATCGCCGACGTCCTCAGCCGACTCCCACCAAAAAAGCTTTTATGTTTCAGGTGCGTTTGCAAGCCCTGGTGTCATCTAATCGACAGTTCTGATTTCATGAAGCTTCATCTCCATAAATCCATCAAGTCCAACACCAACCAATCCCTCATCTTGAAACACTCCCATCTTTACTGGGTAAGTTTAGATTCGCTTGACCTAGCTTCAGAAATCGATCATCCTTTAATGTGTTATAATCACAGTGTTAAGTTACTAGGTTCCTGTAATGGGTTGCTCTGTATTTGTAATATAGTCGATGATATTGCTTTCTGGAACCCATCAACGAGAAAACACAGGGTTTTACCATGTGTGTCGTTGGAGCTCCGGCGATATTCGGGTCCTTCTGTGTGTAGTCTGTGTCTTTATGGGTTTGGTTATGATAAGGTAAATGAAGATTATAAGCTTGTTAGAATTGCTCGCTTTAGGGGGATAGAAACTTCGTTTGTTGAGTGTGAAGTTAAGGTTTTTAGCCTGAGAAGAAATTGTTGGAAGAGGATTAAAGATATGCCTTATGTGTGTGGATATCCAGGGACAAATGGGGTTTTTGCTTGTGGTGCTTTACATTGGGTAGTGAGTAGAAATTGTACTTCTGAGGAGTTCAATAGAAATGGTAGTTCTGAGGAGTTCAATGTTGTTGTTGCTTTGGATTTAGCTGTTGAAGACTATAATGAGGTGGCACTGCCGGAGTTTGGGGATAGGAATTTTAATTTGGAGGTGGGAGCGTTGGGTGATTGTTTGTGTGTGGTTGCGAATTATTCAAACGTTCAGTCTGATGTATGGGTGATGAAAGAGTATGGAGTGAAGGATTCTTGGTGTAAATTGTTTTCAGTTATGCGAGAACAAATGCGTGGACTTGGGAGATCTCTAAGGCCATTGGGTTATTCTAAAGGAGGCAGTGAGGTTCTCGTTGAACAGGATAAAGTAAACCTTTTTTGGTATGATTTGAAAACGAAGATAGTTACGGATGTTGTGATTCATGATACACCCAGTTCTTGTGAAGTAGAATTTTGCTTGCTAACCCTTACTTCTGTTAATATTAGCAAACGAGATAGTGGAAAGAATCAGAGAATAGCAGACCATGAGAAGAATGTTAAGAAGAG GGATGATTTCTTGTCTGAGGGGTTCAAATTGGTGCTATAG
- the LOC123193173 gene encoding F-box protein CPR1-like gives MSKFPLDVLTGTFYRLPVKTLLRFRALSKPLCSLIDDPDFIKHHLKHSLSTKSHLILILKGLHLYTVDLDSMDKATPFDDYPESIWGGTEVFGSCNGLVALSNSDLDIVLFNPATRKLFKLPVECIELPNESCVRGFVFFGFGYDHVKDDYKVVRMVRFKQGEDDDIGWFIDYEVKVFSLKTNSWRRIKKLPNYLRFMFQFYFHLMHRRGYGVYACGVLHWMLPRKPELGIVNLIVGFDLVAEEFRVLPQPDYGENEKDFVLDVGVLEGLLCVICNYDQVKVDVWMMKEYGVKESWSKLFSVGRNRSISSVRFLKPLAYSKECGDGDGSDKILLDVNGEKLVWYDWKRKRLKTVRIKGAPDSFGTFLCVESLVPLVDEKKKKQQKQEKERNHIRKKRDDFLSKGFKLVL, from the exons ATGTCCAAGTTTCCCCTTGACGTTTTAACCGGCACCTTTTATCGCTTACCCGTAAAAACCCTTCTACGTTTCCGGGCACTTTCCAAACCCCTTTGTTCCCTCATAGACGATCCAGATTTCATAAAACATCATCTCAAACATTCCCTTTCCACGAAATCCCATCTCATCCTGATCCTCAAAGGTTTACATCTTTACACTGTGGACCTTGATTCAATGGATAAGGCTACCCCTTTTGATGACTACCCAGAGAGTATCTGGGGTGGGACTGAAGTTTTTGGTTCATGCAATGGCTTGGTTGCCTTGTCAAATTCTGACCTGGATATTGTCTTGTTTAATCCCGCGACGAGAAAGTTGTTTAAGTTACCGGTTGAGTGTATTGAGCTCCCAAATGAGTCTTGCGTTCGaggttttgtgttttttggaTTTGGTTATGATCATGTTAAGGATGACTATAAAGTGGTTAGAATGGTGCGGTTTAAACAAGGTGAGGATGATGATATTGGATGGTTTATTGATTATGAAGTTAAggtttttagtttgaaaactaattcTTGGAGACGGATCAAAAAATTGCCTAATTATCTTCGCTTTATGTTTCAGTTTTATTTCCATCTTATGCATAGAAGAGGATATGGTGTGTATGCTTGTGGGGTTTTACATTGGATGCTGCCACGCAAGCCTGAGTTGGGTATTGTTAATTTGATAGTTGGCTTTGATCTTGTGGCTGAAGAGTTTAGGGTGTTGCCTCAGCCTGATTAcggtgaaaatgaaaaagattttgtGTTGGATGTTGGGGTTTTGGAGGGGCTATTGTGTGTGATCTGTAATTATGATCAAGTTAAGGTTGATGTATGGATGATGAAAGAATACGGGGTGAAGGAATCATGGAGTAAGTTGTTTTCGGTTGGAAGGAATAGATCAATTTCTTCCGTAAGGTTCTTGAAGCCTTTAGCTTATTCCAAAGAATGTGGCGATGGTGATGGTAGTGATAAGATTCTCTTGGATGTGAATGGTGAAAAGCTTGTTTGGTATGACTGGAAAAGGAAGAGACTTAAGACGGTTAGGATTAAAGGTGCCCCGGATTCATTTGGGACATTCTTGTGTGTGGAAAGCCTTGTTCCACTCGTtgatgagaagaagaaaaagcagCAGAAGCAAGAGAAAGAGAGGAATCATATTAGGAAGAAGAG GGATGATTTCCTGTCAAAAGGATTTAAGTTGgttttataa